A genomic region of Christiangramia sp. OXR-203 contains the following coding sequences:
- a CDS encoding ATP-binding protein — protein MRSLNKIIFINSAAAQYAEISLDGNVHLIGTQGVGKSTLLRAILFFYNADKTKLGIPREKKNFDQYYFPYQNSYIIFEVKREDIIYSVIAFKSQGRVAFRFFDARYDKKYFIDDTGKAFPTFEQTTAFGREVYYTKIISNYEDYRNILYGNNKGLATEFRKYALLESRQYQNIPRTIQNVFLNSKLDAAFIKETIIKSLSEEEIKIDLSTYAHNHLRNFETELNDIKIWSQKNKAGKIIVRSQAEAVAAANRSYLFVEQEKKSSSRQLGWFLNSVKSTRPEIEKELEKATVAETKAGDRLNALKANFEKNQKQLQTNIGIISSQLKELKEKNKVYEAKNIRTILSRAERKSGLIFNKQNLEEERKLLTGKFEAIEQQYRAMLDQLETQLEKFKNKITGERLEHQESFGTYKENLQEKYENLIAQIEKQHREAIKLAENEMQDKDYSLQELKIKEVKIKHTPLFKSETKALEEEKKDLEQQIITAKATIENSGKEKDHLKKEWELENAKAENGSKAILDDLERSLQETNKKIETVQRKIDDSKGSFYEWLNTNLPNWHSSIGKVVDEDNILFSKDLSPQLSEGNSGSFYGVQLDLSAIDKQVKTLEEYEEKIQELSEEAEKLQSRKKEAVENLEKVKENLKRKFRPKINSLKEQISSNSYQKEQFSQKLTKKENSLHELKQKAAAEKTKALEKLQEDRKNLAAEKQDAKDALDKLLARLKREISAKIKEKKDLLLQEKANLKYLLQQLNEQVKEREKEIASRTKEIKAQEKSELDKQGADTGRIEEIDKNLEEIDLELDLIESNNTLVIEYHKDKRELFDKEPDLRNRRSLLNKELEGTEAEYRSKEHHLLEDLKNKTEKVKELKNQLGQILQDLEKYEDFRKLQWFPEVERLLNQFNEKDKTALSGSKMIENITEKHYSGIEKLRTLQEAITRFAGNFAEDNIFNFPTRFNSTNNYLNFAEDLKEFLEEDKIAEYEVRVNERFSHIIRQIGKETGEMLSKEGEINRVIQKINSDFENRNFVGAIKSMAMRTVESSNKIMKILLEIKAFNDENGMQLGETNLFSSDDQNSSNARAVKLLKQLLTEINLFKADELKLSDSFGLEFRIVENDNDSQWVEKLSNVGSEGTDVLVKAMINIMLLNVFKDNASKKFKDFKLHCMMDEIGRLHPNNVKGILKFANDRNILLINGSPTSYNATEYRYTYILSKNSKNFTTVKRLVQKVPAAKSL, from the coding sequence ATGAGATCCCTGAATAAAATTATCTTTATAAACAGTGCTGCGGCACAATATGCAGAAATTAGCCTAGATGGAAATGTCCATCTAATAGGTACGCAGGGCGTAGGAAAAAGTACTTTGTTAAGAGCTATCCTGTTCTTTTATAATGCCGATAAAACAAAGCTGGGTATTCCACGTGAAAAAAAGAACTTTGATCAATATTATTTTCCCTATCAAAATTCGTATATCATTTTTGAGGTAAAACGCGAGGATATCATCTATTCTGTTATAGCCTTTAAATCTCAGGGACGGGTGGCGTTTCGTTTCTTTGATGCCAGGTATGATAAGAAATACTTTATAGATGACACCGGAAAAGCTTTTCCCACTTTTGAACAGACAACGGCTTTTGGAAGGGAAGTCTATTATACAAAGATTATCAGCAATTACGAGGATTATCGCAATATTCTCTACGGAAACAACAAAGGTTTGGCAACTGAATTCAGAAAATATGCTCTTCTGGAAAGCAGGCAGTATCAGAATATTCCGCGAACCATTCAGAATGTATTTTTGAATTCTAAACTGGATGCCGCTTTTATCAAAGAAACCATTATAAAATCCCTAAGCGAGGAAGAGATAAAGATCGATCTAAGCACCTATGCCCACAACCACTTACGGAATTTTGAAACAGAGCTGAATGATATAAAGATCTGGTCCCAAAAAAACAAAGCCGGAAAGATTATCGTGCGTTCCCAGGCTGAAGCTGTGGCCGCCGCCAACCGTTCCTATTTATTTGTGGAACAGGAAAAGAAAAGTTCTTCCAGACAATTAGGCTGGTTCCTTAATAGTGTCAAATCCACCAGGCCTGAAATAGAAAAGGAACTGGAAAAAGCCACGGTGGCGGAAACAAAAGCCGGGGATCGTCTGAACGCTCTTAAAGCCAACTTTGAAAAAAACCAAAAACAACTGCAAACAAACATTGGAATTATCTCCAGTCAACTTAAAGAGCTGAAAGAGAAAAATAAGGTTTACGAAGCCAAAAATATTAGAACCATTTTATCCAGGGCTGAAAGAAAGTCGGGCCTAATTTTCAACAAACAAAACTTAGAGGAGGAACGAAAGCTGCTTACCGGGAAATTCGAGGCCATTGAACAACAATACCGGGCCATGCTGGATCAACTTGAAACGCAACTTGAAAAATTTAAAAATAAGATCACCGGGGAAAGACTAGAGCACCAGGAGAGCTTTGGCACTTATAAAGAAAACCTGCAGGAAAAATATGAGAACCTGATCGCACAGATAGAAAAACAGCACCGCGAGGCAATCAAACTTGCTGAAAATGAAATGCAGGATAAAGACTACTCCTTACAGGAATTAAAAATTAAAGAAGTAAAAATTAAACATACACCTCTTTTTAAGTCTGAAACAAAAGCCCTGGAAGAGGAGAAAAAAGATCTGGAACAACAAATAATTACTGCCAAAGCTACCATAGAAAATTCCGGAAAGGAAAAAGACCACCTGAAAAAAGAATGGGAACTGGAAAATGCAAAGGCAGAAAATGGTTCTAAGGCTATATTAGATGATCTGGAAAGATCACTTCAGGAAACCAATAAAAAAATAGAGACCGTTCAAAGAAAAATAGATGACAGCAAAGGCTCTTTTTATGAATGGCTCAACACGAACCTTCCAAACTGGCATAGCTCTATTGGAAAAGTGGTGGATGAAGATAACATACTCTTCAGCAAAGATCTAAGTCCCCAATTAAGCGAGGGAAATTCTGGTAGCTTTTATGGGGTGCAGCTTGATCTAAGCGCTATTGACAAACAGGTAAAAACTCTGGAAGAATATGAGGAGAAAATTCAGGAACTTTCAGAAGAAGCGGAAAAACTACAGTCAAGGAAAAAAGAAGCCGTAGAAAACCTGGAAAAAGTAAAGGAAAATTTAAAAAGAAAATTCCGTCCCAAGATCAATAGCCTGAAGGAACAGATTTCCTCTAATAGCTATCAAAAGGAGCAATTTTCACAGAAGCTTACTAAAAAAGAAAATTCACTTCATGAACTGAAGCAAAAAGCAGCTGCAGAAAAAACAAAGGCCCTGGAAAAACTTCAGGAGGACCGGAAAAATTTAGCCGCGGAAAAACAGGACGCGAAAGATGCTTTGGACAAATTACTAGCAAGGCTAAAGAGAGAAATTTCAGCTAAAATCAAAGAAAAGAAAGACCTGCTGCTTCAGGAGAAAGCAAATTTAAAATACCTTCTTCAGCAATTGAATGAACAGGTAAAAGAAAGAGAAAAGGAAATTGCCTCACGAACAAAAGAGATAAAAGCGCAGGAGAAATCTGAACTCGATAAACAAGGAGCAGATACCGGGCGGATCGAAGAAATTGACAAAAATCTGGAGGAAATAGACCTGGAGTTGGATCTTATTGAATCCAATAATACGCTGGTTATTGAATATCACAAGGACAAGCGGGAATTATTTGATAAAGAACCCGACCTCAGGAACCGCCGATCATTATTAAATAAAGAACTGGAAGGAACAGAAGCAGAATACAGGAGTAAGGAACACCACCTTCTCGAAGATCTTAAAAATAAGACAGAAAAGGTAAAAGAACTGAAAAATCAATTGGGACAGATCCTGCAGGACCTGGAGAAGTATGAGGATTTCAGGAAGCTGCAATGGTTTCCCGAAGTTGAGAGGCTTTTAAATCAGTTTAATGAAAAGGACAAAACAGCCCTTAGCGGAAGCAAAATGATTGAAAACATAACAGAAAAACACTATTCCGGCATTGAAAAACTAAGGACCCTGCAGGAAGCAATTACCAGGTTTGCGGGAAATTTTGCCGAAGATAACATATTCAATTTCCCAACCCGCTTCAACAGCACCAATAATTACCTGAATTTTGCCGAAGACCTAAAGGAATTCTTAGAGGAAGATAAAATTGCAGAATATGAAGTACGGGTGAATGAACGTTTTTCACACATTATAAGGCAAATTGGAAAAGAGACCGGGGAAATGCTTTCTAAAGAAGGAGAGATTAACCGGGTAATCCAAAAGATCAATTCAGATTTTGAAAACAGAAACTTTGTAGGGGCTATAAAAAGTATGGCGATGAGAACCGTGGAAAGTTCCAATAAGATCATGAAGATCCTGCTTGAAATAAAAGCCTTCAATGATGAAAACGGAATGCAATTGGGTGAAACCAATCTTTTTTCTTCAGATGATCAGAACTCCAGTAATGCCCGGGCGGTAAAGCTGCTTAAGCAATTACTCACAGAGATCAACCTTTTTAAAGCGGATGAACTGAAACTTTCTGATTCTTTTGGGCTGGAATTCAGGATCGTTGAAAATGACAATGATTCCCAATGGGTGGAAAAGCTTTCCAACGTAGGGTCTGAAGGAACCGATGTGCTGGTGAAAGCAATGATCAATATTATGCTGCTGAATGTGTTTAAGGACAATGCTTCAAAAAAGTTTAAGGATTTCAAGCTTCACTGCATGATGGATGAGATTGGCAGGCTTCACCCCAACAATGTAAAAGGTATTCTGAAATTTGCCAATGACCGGAATATCCTGTTGATCAACGGTTCTCCCACCAGTTACAACGCAACGGAATACCGCTACACCTACATCCTGTCCAAAAACAGCAAAAATTTCACCACGGTAAAACGACTGGTACAAAAGGTACCGGCAGCGAAAAGCCTGTAG
- a CDS encoding condensin complex protein MksE produces MQEFPKHTAEIFEVLSKGKFICSNSSKDLDRKLFNVLEDEDHFELLVSYFENINFILEKGNGYFYFSRNETKVNLERKIEIAFKWIDILDFFKTYDHSFGSGFRFNIADITVRLNTDVDLKSKLTSLKRITKKANHTEAVSKLVDYLLKDNFLELQDEITNTFKVLSSFEYLEELIMSLHIPEDIANEIPE; encoded by the coding sequence ATGCAGGAATTCCCTAAACATACGGCTGAGATCTTTGAAGTGCTGAGCAAAGGAAAATTTATTTGTTCTAACAGCTCCAAAGATCTTGATCGCAAATTATTTAATGTCTTGGAGGATGAAGATCATTTCGAGCTACTCGTCTCCTATTTCGAGAATATCAATTTTATTCTGGAAAAAGGGAATGGATACTTTTATTTCAGTAGAAATGAAACAAAAGTGAACTTGGAGCGTAAAATCGAGATCGCTTTTAAATGGATAGATATTTTGGATTTTTTTAAAACCTATGATCATTCTTTTGGCTCCGGATTTCGGTTTAACATTGCAGATATTACCGTGCGCCTGAATACCGATGTCGACCTTAAATCGAAACTGACTTCCTTGAAAAGGATCACAAAAAAAGCTAATCACACAGAAGCTGTTTCCAAACTCGTTGACTACTTATTAAAAGACAATTTTTTGGAATTGCAGGATGAGATTACTAACACCTTTAAAGTGCTATCCTCCTTTGAGTACCTGGAAGAATTAATTATGTCCTTACATATCCCTGAAGATATCGCCAATGAGATCCCTGAATAA